The genomic interval ACCCTGCTCGGTGAGCGTTCGCTCGATCTCCTCGGCCAGGGATCCGTAGAACGGGTTGCTCCGGTTGGGCGTGAGCAACCCGATCGTCTGTGTGCTGCCTCCGCGCAGCGCGCTCGCGATCGCGTTGGGCCGGTAACCCAGCTGGTCGATCGCCGCCAGGACCCGTTCCCGGGTGCGGGCGGCGACCGGCCGGGGTCCGTTGTTGAGGACGTAGCTGACCACGGCCGGGGAGACGCCGGCGGCCCGCGCCACATCCGAACGTGTCACTGCCAAGTGGTGCTCCTAAGGGTGGATCTCGGCGGGCTCGAGTCCGAGGTCCGCCGGCGAAGGATACGACGACTGGGCACCCGGGCTCTGCACCGCGAACGTTCCGGCCCGTACGCCCACGGTCACCGCGTCCCTCAGATCAGCACCGGCGGCGAGCCGGACTGCCAGTGCCCCGACGAAGGCGTCACCGGCGCCCGTGGTGTCGACGACGGCTGTCGGCCTCGGGGCCGGGATGTGCCCGCTGTCCTGCGCGTCGGCCCAGCAGGCGCCCTCAGCGCCGACGGTGACGACCACTGAGCGGCTGCGTGTCCGCAGCTCGGTGACCGCTCGCAGGGCCGCCTCGGCGCCGCGGACCTCCCAGCCCAGCAGGCCGCTGGCCTCGGCCTCGTTGAGCACCAGCGGATCGCAGTGGGCCAGGAGTTCGCCGGCCACCGGCTGGTAGGGCGCGAGGTTGAGGATCACCCGGGCTCCGGCCGCGGCCGCCGCGGTGATGGCGGCGGTGATGATCTCGGGCAGCACCTCCGCCTGCACGACCATGGTGGCGGCGCCGGTCTCGGCGGTGATCCGGCTGACCGTACGGTGGACCCGCTCGCTGGTCAGCGCGAAGTTGGTGCCGGGCACAACGGTGATCGAGTTCTCGCCCGAGTCGTACACGAGGACCAGGGCCAGGCCCGTACGCCCCCGGCTGATGATCTCCACATTGGTGGTGTCGACGCCCTCGGACCGCAGTTCCCGGATGAGTTGAGCCCCGTCGGCATCGTCCCCGACCGAGGCCACGAAGCTGACGTCGCCGCGCAGCCGGGCCATCGCCACGGCTTGGTTGGCCCCCTTGCCGCCGGGCTGGTTGAGCAGATCGGTGGCCAGCACGGTCTCACCCGGCCCCGGCGGTTCGGCCACCCGGACGATGTAGTCCTGGTTGGCGGATCCGACGACGATGATGCCCGCCGTGCCGGGAAGGTATGTACTCACTTCTCTCCACTTCCGATCGAGAGGCGTCCGAAGAAGCGCTGGAGCACGAACATGCTGATCGCGGGCACGAGGGTGAGCACGATGGTGCCGGCGAAGTTCTGCCCGTAGTCGGCCGCGTGCTCGCCGAAGGTACCGGCAAGCGCGACCGGGGCGAGTTGCAGGTCGCTGTCGCTGACGATCAGCAGCGGCCACAGGAAAGCGGTCCACTGACCGAGGAAGATCAGCAGCGCCGAGTTCGTGAGCGCTGGTCCGCTCAGACGCGCGTACAGGGAAAAGAGGATTCTCGGCTCGGAGGCGCCGTCGAGCATCGCCGCCTCCCGGTAGGACTGAGGGATCCCCAGGAAGTACTGCCGGAGGTTGAAGATCGCCAAACCGTTGGCGACTCCGGGCAGAATCAGCCCGATCATCGTGTTGCCCAGTCCCCAGTCGGTGAACTGCTGTGCCAGCGGGATGGCGATGGCCTCGAACGGCACCATGAAGCTGATCACGATGACCGCGAAGATCAGGTTGCGGCCGGGGAACTGATAGACGGCCAGGGCGTAGGCCGCCATCGCCGACATGGCCAGGCCGATCGCGACCGACGCGATGCAGACGATGAACGAGTTGAGCAGCGCCCGGGCGAATCCCGAGTCGACCAGCAGGTGCACGTAGTTCTCGAGGGTGACCTCGGACGGGATGACCAGGTGCCGGCTCAGCGGGGACATCGTCGTGAGAATCTCGGCGTTCGGGCGGAACGAGCCGATGAGGATCCAGATCGCCGGGAGCACAAAACCCACGCCGACGAGGACGGCCACCGCGGTCAGCACGACGGTGGAGGTCTTCACCGGGCGCGGGGCCCGGCCCAGCGGGGCGACCGGCTCGGTGCGACCGGGGCGGGCGAGTTCGGTGGTCGTCATCGCGGCGTCCTCTCGTCGCGCAGCAGCCGGAACTGCAGGAGCACGAAGAAGATCATGATGGCGGTGAGGATGACGACCTCGGCCGCGCCGAGATTACGGCTGCCGTAGCCGTACGTCGTCCGGTAGGCGTCGAACATCAGCAACGTCGTGCTGTTCTGCGGGCCCCCCTGGGTGAGCAGCTGCACCGGCACGAACAGGACGAAGTTGGCGACCGTGTCGGCGACCAGCACGAACAGCAACGGGCGCCGGAGCATCGGGACGGTGATGCTGAAGAACGTCCGGATGGCGCCGGCCCGGTCGATCTTCGCCGCGTCGTACAGCTCCTCCGGAATGGCCTGCAGACCGGAGATGAGGAAAAGCATCCAGTAGCCGATGCCGATCCAGCTGGCCAGCAGGATGATGCTCGCCAGCGCCTGGTTGGGCGAGGTGAGGAACGGCTGCGGGTTGCCGCCGAGCGCGCTGAGGAGCGCGTTGACCGGCCCGTCGGGGTTCAGCGCCGCCCCCCAGGCGATGCAGGAGCCCACGATCGGCACGGTGATCGGGATGAAGACGAGGGTGCGCCACACGCCGACCGCGGGGATCTTCTGCACGAACAGCACGGCCAGCAGGAGCGCGAGCACGATCTGCACCGGGTTGATGATGACGTTGAAGATCAGCGTACGGACGATCGTGTCGACGAAGTTGGGGTCGGAGAACAGCGACTCGTAGTTGCCCAGGCCGTGGAACGTGGCCGGGATGATGCCGCCGGGAAACGCCTTGTAGAGGCTCTGGACGACGGCGCCGACGGTCGGGACGACCCGGAGCACGACGAGGGCCGCGATCGCGGGCGACAGGAAGATCGCGGCCCAGATCAGTTCCTGCCGGCGGCCGGCCCGCCGCCGCTTGGCGGCGACGGGCTCGGACGTGACGGTGGACGAAGCCATTACTGGTACTTCTTCCAGGCGGTGGTCAGCTGGGCCGAGGCGCTGTCCAGCGCCGTCTTCGCGTCGGCGCCGTTGCGGATGTCGGCGAAGGCCTGGTTGAGGATCGTCTCGAACTCGATGTAGCCGATGGTCGGGACCCGGTTGACCGCGGTGTTCGAGGTCTCGAAGTCGATGATCTTCGCGGCGTCCTTGCCCGCCGGGGAGGAGAACACCGACTTCTCGAAGTAGATCTTCTTGCCCTCCGGCGACGCGGCCAGCTCGGGGTCGGAGCGGTACTTGATGTAGCCGCCGCCCTCGTCGACCGCCATCCACTTCATGAAGACCGCGGCGGCCTCCTTCTGCTTGCTGAACGGGTTCATGGCGAGCGACCACGAGCCGGTCGGGGTGGCCGGCTTGCCGCCGGAGAAGACCGGCTGCGGCGCGACGCCCCAATCCACCTTCGACGATCCGAGCTGCGGGATCAGCCAGGGACCTTCCACGATGTACGCGGCCCGGCCGGCCACGAACGCCGGATCGGTCTCCTCGGACTTCATGCCCCTGGGTGCGACGCCCTGTTTGAACAGATCCCCGTACCAGGTGAAGGCCTTGACCCACTGCTCGGAGGTGAAGTCCGGGGTGAGGTTCTTGTCGCCGGTCGCCCCGGGCGATCCGCCGAGCTGAACCGGCAGCGGCTCCAGCTGGTAGTAGCGGTCGAACTGGCCGAACAGGAAACCATGCTGCGCGCCGGCCGACTTCGCCTTGGCGGCGTCCTTGGTGAGCTGTTCCCACGTCATCCGCTGCGCCGGGTCGGCCGACGGCTCGGGCAGCCCGGCCTTCTTCAGCAGGTCCTTGTTGTAGTAGAGCAGCTGCGTGGAGTTCGCGATCGGCAGCGCCCACAGCTTGTCCTGGAACATCCCCGAGTCGTACGCGGTGGGGTCGAACGACTCCTTGAAGCCCGCGAACGCCTCGGTCAGGTCCTCGGCCTCGCCCCGCGCGGCGAGCGCGGAGATGCGCGGCTGGTCGGCCCAATAGACATCGGGGTCGCCGCCCTTGTTGGCGATCCGCGCGTCCAGGGTGCTGTTCAGGCTGTCGAACGGGACCGACTGGTAGTCGACCTTGATGGTGGGGTGGGCCTTCTCGAAGGCGTCGATGACCTCCTGCATGTGGGCGGTCTTGAGGTCGAGAATGCTGAGCACCTTGATGGTGGCGGTCGGGTCGGTGCTCGGCAGCGACCAGCCCCCGCCGGTGCTGCCTGTGTCGCTGTCGCCGCCGGAGCAGGCGGTGAGGACGAGGGCCGAGGCAGTGGCGGCGGCCAGCCCGGCGAGCAACCGCCGCCGGCTGAAGGTGGCTGTGAGAGACATATCAGGAGAGTCCCTTCTTCTCGGTCAGAGACCGGTGATGAGTCCGAGGAAGTGTTCGGTGAAGGCATCAGCGTCGACGGAGACCGCCACGCGGGCGTTCGCGGCCGGCGGTTCCGCGCCCTCGCGACGGTCAGTGATCATCACGCCGCGGGCCTCCCCCTCACCGGTGATCACCGAGACCGTCACCTCGCGGAACTCGCACAGGTCGGGCCGGGTGAGGACGGCGACGGCCAGCGGGTCGTGCATGGCGCACGAGTCGGCCTCGAGGGGGTTGCCGGGGTACAGCGCGTGGATGTGGTCGATCCAGGCGAGGGTGAACTCGCCGGCGAACGGGGCGAAGGCCGTGCCCGCCTCGATCATCCG from Paractinoplanes brasiliensis carries:
- a CDS encoding ribokinase, which produces MSTYLPGTAGIIVVGSANQDYIVRVAEPPGPGETVLATDLLNQPGGKGANQAVAMARLRGDVSFVASVGDDADGAQLIRELRSEGVDTTNVEIISRGRTGLALVLVYDSGENSITVVPGTNFALTSERVHRTVSRITAETGAATMVVQAEVLPEIITAAITAAAAAGARVILNLAPYQPVAGELLAHCDPLVLNEAEASGLLGWEVRGAEAALRAVTELRTRSRSVVVTVGAEGACWADAQDSGHIPAPRPTAVVDTTGAGDAFVGALAVRLAAGADLRDAVTVGVRAGTFAVQSPGAQSSYPSPADLGLEPAEIHP
- a CDS encoding carbohydrate ABC transporter permease, with product MTTTELARPGRTEPVAPLGRAPRPVKTSTVVLTAVAVLVGVGFVLPAIWILIGSFRPNAEILTTMSPLSRHLVIPSEVTLENYVHLLVDSGFARALLNSFIVCIASVAIGLAMSAMAAYALAVYQFPGRNLIFAVIVISFMVPFEAIAIPLAQQFTDWGLGNTMIGLILPGVANGLAIFNLRQYFLGIPQSYREAAMLDGASEPRILFSLYARLSGPALTNSALLIFLGQWTAFLWPLLIVSDSDLQLAPVALAGTFGEHAADYGQNFAGTIVLTLVPAISMFVLQRFFGRLSIGSGEK
- a CDS encoding carbohydrate ABC transporter permease, which produces MASSTVTSEPVAAKRRRAGRRQELIWAAIFLSPAIAALVVLRVVPTVGAVVQSLYKAFPGGIIPATFHGLGNYESLFSDPNFVDTIVRTLIFNVIINPVQIVLALLLAVLFVQKIPAVGVWRTLVFIPITVPIVGSCIAWGAALNPDGPVNALLSALGGNPQPFLTSPNQALASIILLASWIGIGYWMLFLISGLQAIPEELYDAAKIDRAGAIRTFFSITVPMLRRPLLFVLVADTVANFVLFVPVQLLTQGGPQNSTTLLMFDAYRTTYGYGSRNLGAAEVVILTAIMIFFVLLQFRLLRDERTPR
- a CDS encoding ABC transporter substrate-binding protein, translated to MSLTATFSRRRLLAGLAAATASALVLTACSGGDSDTGSTGGGWSLPSTDPTATIKVLSILDLKTAHMQEVIDAFEKAHPTIKVDYQSVPFDSLNSTLDARIANKGGDPDVYWADQPRISALAARGEAEDLTEAFAGFKESFDPTAYDSGMFQDKLWALPIANSTQLLYYNKDLLKKAGLPEPSADPAQRMTWEQLTKDAAKAKSAGAQHGFLFGQFDRYYQLEPLPVQLGGSPGATGDKNLTPDFTSEQWVKAFTWYGDLFKQGVAPRGMKSEETDPAFVAGRAAYIVEGPWLIPQLGSSKVDWGVAPQPVFSGGKPATPTGSWSLAMNPFSKQKEAAAVFMKWMAVDEGGGYIKYRSDPELAASPEGKKIYFEKSVFSSPAGKDAAKIIDFETSNTAVNRVPTIGYIEFETILNQAFADIRNGADAKTALDSASAQLTTAWKKYQ